Proteins found in one Pieris napi chromosome 6, ilPieNapi1.2, whole genome shotgun sequence genomic segment:
- the LOC125050199 gene encoding methyl-CpG-binding domain protein 2 isoform X2, giving the protein MNISIEKKRMDCSALPKGWQREEVIRKSGLSAGKVDVYYYRGVRSDASLVPPIRQTASIFKQPVTVYKTQESKVKTDLKHGNQEKPKQLFWEKRLEGLTACDANGVIGTTTLPRYIKPLGPYTSDATTIQSLATALHVSSQPITGQTGSKQTIIENPGVFLNPEQPLIAAVTITKEDVKRQEERVKRARLRLKEALVTA; this is encoded by the exons atgaatatatctatcgaaaaaaaaagaatggaTTGCTCTGCTTTGCCAAAAGGATGGCAAAGAGAAGAAGTCATAAGAAAAAGCGGACTATCCGCTGGAAAAGTTGACGTTTATTATTACAG gGGTGTACGATCTGATGCCTCGTTAGTTCCTCCTATACGACAAACAGCTTCAATTTTCAAGCAACCAGTTACTGTCTACAAAACTCAAGAAAGTAAAGTTAAAACAGATTTAAAGCATGGTAACCAAGAAAAACCTAAGCAACTATTTTGGGAAAAAAGACTTGAG GGTTTGACTGCTTGTGATGCAAATGGTGTTATTGGAACCACTACATTACCTCGATACATAAAACCTTTGGGACCCTACACATCAGATGCTACAACTATCCAATCTCTTGCTACAGCATTGCATGTATCGTCTCAACCTATAACAG GGCAGACTGGatcaaaacaaacaattatcGAAAACCcaggtgtttttttaaatcctgAGCAGCCATTGATTGCAGCTGTGACAATAACAAAAGAGGATGTAAAGAGGCAAGAAGAAAGGGTGAAACGGGCTCGCTTGAGGCTTAAAGAGGCTTTAGTGACTGCATAG
- the LOC125050199 gene encoding methyl-CpG-binding domain protein 2 isoform X1: MNISIEKKRMDCSALPKGWQREEVIRKSGLSAGKVDVYYYSPTGKKFRSKAELVRYLGDSMDLSCFDFQQGQINTMLLCKAKKARAQFDYRGVRSDASLVPPIRQTASIFKQPVTVYKTQESKVKTDLKHGNQEKPKQLFWEKRLEGLTACDANGVIGTTTLPRYIKPLGPYTSDATTIQSLATALHVSSQPITGQTGSKQTIIENPGVFLNPEQPLIAAVTITKEDVKRQEERVKRARLRLKEALVTA, from the exons atgaatatatctatcgaaaaaaaaagaatggaTTGCTCTGCTTTGCCAAAAGGATGGCAAAGAGAAGAAGTCATAAGAAAAAGCGGACTATCCGCTGGAAAAGTTGACGTTTATTATTACAG CCCAACAGGTAAAAAGTTTCGCAGTAAAGCAGAGCTAGTTCGTTATCTGGGTGATAGTATGGACCTATCATGTTTCGACTTTCAGCAGGGTCAAATTAACACCATGCTGCTGTGCAAGGCCAAGAAAGCTCGTGCGCAGTTTGATTACAG gGGTGTACGATCTGATGCCTCGTTAGTTCCTCCTATACGACAAACAGCTTCAATTTTCAAGCAACCAGTTACTGTCTACAAAACTCAAGAAAGTAAAGTTAAAACAGATTTAAAGCATGGTAACCAAGAAAAACCTAAGCAACTATTTTGGGAAAAAAGACTTGAG GGTTTGACTGCTTGTGATGCAAATGGTGTTATTGGAACCACTACATTACCTCGATACATAAAACCTTTGGGACCCTACACATCAGATGCTACAACTATCCAATCTCTTGCTACAGCATTGCATGTATCGTCTCAACCTATAACAG GGCAGACTGGatcaaaacaaacaattatcGAAAACCcaggtgtttttttaaatcctgAGCAGCCATTGATTGCAGCTGTGACAATAACAAAAGAGGATGTAAAGAGGCAAGAAGAAAGGGTGAAACGGGCTCGCTTGAGGCTTAAAGAGGCTTTAGTGACTGCATAG